One window of Akkermansia biwaensis genomic DNA carries:
- the cas3 gene encoding CRISPR-associated helicase Cas3' — MITLKLFVKYKYNMDIAHRQEQSGEEEPLHTEKEDTSRIKGHLNRVSELAEQFASELSFYRPEEWRKWGKLIGLWHDVGKYSREFQCYIRSKIQGRYNHSTAGALHAVHQFPVSGDLMAYAIAGHHGGMPNGTDLFGERMKEDIPEWEKYVPKSVLNAGCEKLFPLVRFSSQEEMHRSLGFSLAMQVRMLFSCLVDADFLATEAFMNPVRSKERACWPENILERMSAVLEEYLSNKEQEARTVQEISGNISDLRARIHKRCLEQGEKLPRGVYRLDVPTGGGKTLSSLSFALKHACTRHLNRVIYVIPYTSIIDQTAEEFRKVFTDLSAELGEECVLTHHSGLAPELDSDTIRLMSENWDAPLIVTTGVQLFESLFSNKPSRCRKVHRCGNAVLVFDEAQTLPSGLLSPCLEAMKCMNRDYGSTLVLCTATQPSFERNDDFPIGWKQEDVQSLLGETLERELKTNMRRVKVVRLPEHLSCSELVTHYGAAKERSSVLMIVNTTRHAQELYKSMRAVADDDSLYHLSARMVPKHRTLVLDDVRERLKEGKRVVLIATRVVEAGVDLSFPVVYRAQAGLDSLAQAAGRCNRHGEFSEGGTVYSFESADFPIPSRLKDMEAASTATRDVWKKGCDVFDDKVISSFFQLYYDNRKIQTNTWDECRVSSKCKVNMNSLNGFRTIQFKDLAEQFHMIPPGQREVVLVFGDEQEYILKELKKLESLPEFSRYPNRELRRKIAQYTIQVYDNEYNIMRQKGIMESYAEGSVEVVTDMKNVYDMNIGFLPMADYDSLHCN; from the coding sequence TTGATCACCCTGAAATTATTTGTTAAATATAAATATAATATGGATATTGCTCACCGTCAGGAACAATCCGGAGAAGAAGAACCCCTCCATACGGAGAAGGAAGATACAAGCCGTATCAAAGGCCACTTGAATCGCGTTTCTGAATTGGCGGAGCAATTTGCATCAGAGCTTTCCTTTTATCGTCCAGAAGAATGGAGGAAATGGGGAAAATTGATTGGACTATGGCATGATGTAGGCAAATATTCCCGTGAATTCCAGTGCTATATCCGCAGTAAGATTCAGGGCAGATATAATCATTCAACCGCCGGTGCGCTTCATGCGGTCCATCAATTCCCAGTCTCCGGGGATTTGATGGCTTACGCCATAGCCGGCCATCATGGGGGCATGCCGAACGGGACCGATCTTTTCGGAGAGAGAATGAAAGAGGATATACCGGAATGGGAGAAATACGTTCCCAAGAGCGTATTGAATGCCGGATGTGAAAAACTCTTTCCCCTTGTCCGGTTTTCTTCCCAGGAAGAGATGCACCGCAGCCTAGGTTTCTCTCTGGCGATGCAAGTACGCATGTTGTTCTCCTGTTTGGTCGATGCAGATTTTCTCGCCACAGAGGCGTTCATGAATCCCGTCCGGAGCAAGGAACGTGCCTGCTGGCCGGAAAATATTTTGGAACGGATGAGCGCAGTCCTGGAAGAGTATCTTTCCAATAAAGAACAGGAGGCCCGAACCGTACAGGAAATATCCGGAAATATTTCCGACTTGAGGGCCAGGATACACAAACGTTGCCTGGAACAAGGAGAAAAACTGCCTAGGGGCGTTTATCGGCTGGATGTTCCCACTGGCGGAGGAAAAACGCTTTCCTCATTGAGCTTTGCATTGAAACATGCATGTACCCGTCATTTGAACCGCGTTATTTACGTGATCCCGTACACAAGTATCATCGACCAAACTGCAGAAGAGTTTCGCAAGGTCTTTACCGATTTGTCCGCAGAACTTGGGGAGGAATGTGTTTTGACACATCACTCAGGTCTCGCTCCTGAATTGGATTCCGATACCATCCGGTTAATGAGTGAAAATTGGGATGCTCCTCTCATTGTGACAACGGGTGTGCAGTTGTTCGAATCCCTGTTTTCAAATAAACCGTCGCGCTGCCGCAAGGTTCATCGCTGCGGAAATGCCGTGCTGGTTTTCGACGAGGCCCAAACCCTGCCATCAGGTTTATTGTCCCCGTGTCTTGAAGCCATGAAATGCATGAACCGGGATTACGGGAGCACGCTTGTGCTGTGCACGGCCACACAACCGTCTTTTGAACGCAATGATGATTTTCCAATAGGCTGGAAACAGGAAGACGTTCAAAGTTTACTTGGGGAAACATTGGAACGCGAATTAAAAACCAACATGCGGCGCGTGAAGGTTGTACGGTTGCCGGAACACCTTTCCTGCTCGGAGCTGGTAACGCACTATGGCGCGGCAAAGGAGAGAAGCTCTGTGCTGATGATTGTCAATACAACTCGCCATGCCCAGGAATTATACAAGAGCATGCGGGCCGTAGCGGATGACGATTCCCTCTACCACTTGTCAGCAAGAATGGTTCCCAAACACCGCACTTTGGTGCTGGATGACGTCCGGGAACGATTGAAGGAGGGAAAAAGAGTCGTTTTGATAGCAACCCGCGTCGTTGAAGCGGGAGTCGATCTTTCTTTTCCTGTCGTATACAGAGCCCAGGCGGGTCTGGATTCTCTGGCCCAGGCGGCTGGACGTTGCAACCGCCACGGGGAATTTTCCGAAGGAGGAACGGTTTATTCGTTTGAGTCGGCAGACTTTCCCATCCCTTCCAGGCTGAAAGACATGGAAGCCGCCTCTACCGCAACGCGAGACGTATGGAAGAAGGGATGCGATGTTTTTGACGACAAGGTCATTTCGTCTTTTTTCCAATTGTATTACGACAACCGGAAAATCCAAACGAACACGTGGGATGAATGCCGGGTTTCTTCAAAATGCAAAGTTAATATGAATTCCCTGAATGGATTCAGAACCATTCAGTTTAAAGACCTGGCCGAACAATTTCACATGATTCCCCCCGGCCAGCGAGAAGTTGTACTTGTTTTCGGCGATGAGCAGGAGTACATTCTGAAAGAATTGAAAAAATTGGAAAGTCTCCCTGAATTCAGCCGTTATCCAAACCGGGAATTGAGAAGGAAAATTGCGCAATATACGATACAAGTGTATGACAACGAATATAACATTATGCGGCAAAAAGGAATTATGGAATCCTATGCGGAAGGCTCCGTTGAAGTTGTTACCGATATGAAGAATGTTTATGATATGAATATTGGTTTTTTACCGATGGCGGATTATGATTCGCTCCATTGTAATTAA
- the cas1 gene encoding CRISPR-associated endonuclease Cas1, with protein sequence MLSMGCLFFMESSGIDAAAGFLHRDRPGRPGMALDLMEEFRAPLADRLALTLINRRQISSDDFDREESGAVFLKEDSRKKVLTAWQERKKTVLVHPFLQEKTTLGLLIHIQALLLARHLRGDMDCYPPFIGK encoded by the coding sequence TTGTTATCAATGGGTTGTTTGTTTTTTATGGAAAGCTCCGGAATTGACGCGGCTGCAGGGTTTCTGCACCGCGATCGTCCGGGACGCCCTGGCATGGCATTGGACCTTATGGAAGAATTCCGGGCTCCTTTGGCGGACCGTCTGGCCTTGACTCTGATTAACCGCAGGCAGATATCTTCAGACGACTTTGACAGGGAAGAATCCGGAGCCGTCTTTTTGAAGGAGGATTCCCGTAAAAAAGTTCTGACCGCATGGCAGGAACGCAAGAAAACCGTTCTGGTTCATCCCTTCCTCCAGGAGAAAACCACGCTGGGACTGCTGATCCATATTCAGGCGCTGTTGCTGGCGCGCCATCTGCGCGGGGATATGGATTGTTATCCTCCGTTTATTGGCAAATAA
- a CDS encoding ferritin family protein: protein MPEFTNAFSGLKEDRMLTHNELVRSIRFMIAAEYESIQLYTQLAESTDNKLAQEVLLDITNEEKEHAGEFLRLLQVLAPDEQGAYDEGMGETNEKIEKWKGSCQDGQCAAGKDAH from the coding sequence ATGCCTGAATTTACAAATGCATTTAGCGGATTGAAGGAAGACCGTATGCTCACTCACAACGAACTGGTGCGCTCCATCCGGTTCATGATCGCGGCGGAATATGAATCCATTCAGCTTTATACCCAGCTTGCGGAATCCACGGACAACAAACTGGCGCAGGAAGTCCTTTTGGACATCACCAATGAAGAAAAGGAACACGCCGGAGAATTTCTCCGTCTCCTCCAGGTACTGGCCCCGGATGAACAGGGGGCCTACGATGAAGGGATGGGTGAAACCAATGAAAAAATTGAGAAATGGAAAGGATCCTGCCAAGACGGCCAGTGTGCCGCCGGCAAGGACGCCCATTGA
- the cas8c gene encoding type I-C CRISPR-associated protein Cas8c/Csd1 encodes MESWKFLHFNKLYIEMILQELAKLYDRLSDDPDAEVPGRGTSIQNIGFRITLDEEGTLVGIDDIRSVQKGKSSLVSIPMQVLGGGKSSGSGFNASFLWDNCGYLLGFKGNGDENPGRTRKAFEALRDKHLQFEEQISHPAFSAVCRFLEQWNPDKILGYLNDEKLCLCNGIFRIQGNSRHVHELSEIRDWWLKQGGMELWKGEGEDQETGMCLVSGRIAPLALLHEPVIKGVRNAQMSGAKLVSYNCASFLSYGKEKGFNAPVSEDRAFAYCCGLNYLLSRQETRIFMGDATMVFWADAPVAEMNAIMAEFMAGMVPPHDFSPNAVPVSAMDENVLQKTHALLKKMVQGKLGYDDLSYGDARFFILGLSPNSTRLAVRLWYESSFGVIMEALQSHYRDMQLQRQWTEDNSRHPEPLLPSPYAVLRETAREMKDVSPLLTGAYIKSIFLNNPYPDSLPLSILRRIKADRKISYIRCAALKAWLVRRQKKHFQQQTITPMLDIENKQPGYLQGRLFAVYVKTQEDVFKGRTLNTTIRDSYYASASTSPCFVMSRLARLYSQHLGKLSYREKIAREELVQEIQDKVDIATLPKFLDLEQQAYFNLGYYHQINDFCKKKESIQTEEQ; translated from the coding sequence ATGGAATCCTGGAAGTTCCTTCACTTCAACAAACTGTATATTGAGATGATTTTACAGGAATTGGCCAAATTGTATGACCGGCTTTCGGATGATCCCGATGCAGAAGTTCCAGGCCGCGGAACAAGTATCCAGAATATCGGATTCCGGATTACTTTGGATGAAGAAGGAACGTTGGTTGGAATTGACGATATTCGTTCCGTCCAGAAAGGCAAGAGCTCCTTGGTGTCCATTCCCATGCAAGTACTGGGTGGTGGCAAGTCTTCCGGGTCAGGATTTAACGCTTCCTTTCTTTGGGACAACTGCGGTTATTTGCTGGGTTTCAAAGGAAATGGCGACGAGAACCCAGGTAGAACGAGAAAAGCGTTTGAAGCCCTACGGGACAAGCATTTGCAGTTTGAAGAACAAATAAGCCATCCTGCCTTTTCAGCTGTCTGCCGGTTTCTGGAACAATGGAATCCCGATAAGATATTGGGTTATCTGAATGACGAGAAACTCTGCCTCTGCAACGGGATTTTCCGGATTCAAGGGAATTCCCGGCACGTGCATGAACTTTCGGAAATCAGGGACTGGTGGCTGAAGCAGGGAGGAATGGAACTATGGAAAGGAGAAGGAGAAGACCAGGAAACCGGAATGTGCCTGGTCTCCGGAAGAATTGCTCCTCTTGCTTTACTGCATGAGCCAGTCATTAAAGGGGTGAGAAATGCTCAAATGTCTGGAGCCAAACTGGTTTCCTACAATTGCGCTTCATTCCTTTCTTACGGAAAGGAAAAAGGCTTCAATGCCCCCGTCAGCGAAGACCGCGCCTTTGCCTATTGCTGCGGTCTGAATTACCTGTTGTCCCGGCAGGAAACTCGCATATTCATGGGGGATGCCACCATGGTGTTTTGGGCGGACGCTCCTGTAGCGGAAATGAATGCGATCATGGCGGAATTTATGGCAGGCATGGTCCCTCCTCATGATTTTTCCCCAAATGCCGTTCCTGTCTCCGCCATGGACGAGAATGTTTTGCAAAAAACGCATGCCCTGTTGAAAAAAATGGTGCAGGGCAAGCTGGGATACGATGACCTATCTTATGGGGATGCACGCTTCTTCATTCTTGGACTTTCTCCCAACTCGACCAGGCTGGCTGTCAGGCTTTGGTATGAGTCCTCCTTTGGGGTTATCATGGAAGCATTGCAGTCCCACTACAGGGACATGCAGTTGCAGCGGCAATGGACGGAAGACAATTCCAGGCATCCGGAACCTTTGTTGCCGTCTCCCTATGCGGTTTTACGGGAAACGGCACGTGAAATGAAGGACGTGTCCCCGCTCTTGACGGGGGCTTACATAAAATCCATCTTTTTAAATAATCCCTATCCGGATTCTCTCCCATTGTCCATCCTGCGGAGAATCAAAGCCGACCGGAAGATATCCTATATCCGCTGTGCCGCTTTAAAGGCATGGCTTGTTCGGCGGCAAAAAAAGCACTTTCAACAACAAACCATTACACCCATGCTGGATATTGAAAATAAACAACCGGGGTATCTCCAGGGGCGTCTTTTTGCGGTTTATGTCAAAACGCAGGAAGACGTCTTTAAAGGAAGAACTCTCAATACGACCATCCGTGACAGTTATTACGCATCAGCCTCCACGTCACCGTGCTTTGTCATGTCTCGTCTGGCGCGGCTTTATTCCCAGCATCTGGGAAAACTGAGCTATCGGGAAAAAATAGCAAGAGAAGAGCTGGTGCAGGAAATTCAGGATAAAGTAGATATAGCTACCCTTCCCAAATTCCTGGACCTGGAACAGCAGGCTTACTTTAATTTGGGATACTACCATCAAATAAACGATTTTTGTAAGAAAAAAGAATCCATACAAACAGAAGAACAATAA
- the cas5c gene encoding type I-C CRISPR-associated protein Cas5c gives MSKGFKLRVWGDYACFTRPELKSERVSYEVMTPSAAIGILSAIYWKPQICWRIDRIHVLNPIYTIQVRRNELEGKIPSPKAALIKEGGEAELGIYIEKDRKQRASTILKKVDYVIEAHFDLCHRNEEDKLHAEAKHAEIFHRRASRGQCFHQPYFGNREFPVNFELLEDDFIPESHLPEDQKNRPLGMMLHEIVYIPDKKGKIKSGLDGSMLTARPHFFRAELKDGILEVPSLQQTVY, from the coding sequence ATGAGTAAAGGTTTTAAATTGCGCGTATGGGGTGATTACGCCTGTTTCACTCGCCCGGAGTTGAAGTCTGAACGCGTTTCCTATGAAGTGATGACTCCGTCGGCAGCCATAGGCATTCTGTCGGCAATTTATTGGAAACCGCAAATATGCTGGCGCATCGACAGAATCCACGTCCTGAACCCGATTTATACCATTCAAGTGAGAAGGAATGAACTGGAAGGGAAAATACCCTCCCCAAAGGCAGCTCTCATCAAAGAGGGAGGGGAAGCAGAACTCGGCATTTATATTGAAAAGGACAGGAAGCAACGGGCTTCTACGATTCTCAAGAAGGTAGATTACGTTATCGAAGCGCATTTCGATCTTTGCCACAGGAATGAGGAAGACAAACTTCATGCCGAAGCCAAGCACGCAGAAATTTTTCACCGGCGCGCCTCCCGCGGTCAATGTTTCCATCAGCCCTATTTCGGCAACCGTGAATTTCCTGTCAATTTTGAACTTCTGGAAGATGACTTTATTCCCGAATCCCATTTGCCAGAAGATCAAAAGAACCGCCCGCTAGGCATGATGCTCCATGAAATTGTCTATATTCCGGACAAAAAGGGAAAAATCAAAAGCGGACTGGATGGAAGCATGCTGACAGCCCGTCCTCATTTTTTCAGGGCGGAATTGAAAGATGGAATCCTGGAAGTTCCTTCACTTCAACAAACTGTATATTGA
- a CDS encoding ferritin family protein has translation MPEFTNAFSGLKEDRMLTHNELVRAIRFMIAAEYEAIQLYTQLAESTDNKLAQEVLLDITNEEKEHAGEFLRLLQVLAPDEQGFYDEGMGETNEKIEKLKGSCKSGQCSSGKDAH, from the coding sequence ATGCCTGAATTTACAAATGCATTTAGCGGATTGAAGGAAGACCGTATGCTCACTCACAACGAACTGGTGCGCGCCATCCGGTTCATGATCGCGGCAGAATATGAAGCTATTCAGCTTTATACCCAGCTTGCGGAATCCACGGACAACAAACTGGCGCAGGAAGTCCTTTTGGACATCACCAATGAAGAAAAGGAACACGCCGGCGAATTTCTCCGTCTCCTCCAGGTACTGGCCCCGGATGAACAGGGCTTCTACGACGAAGGGATGGGCGAAACCAATGAAAAAATTGAAAAACTGAAAGGTTCCTGCAAGAGCGGCCAGTGCTCCTCCGGCAAGGACGCCCATTGA
- a CDS encoding MarR family winged helix-turn-helix transcriptional regulator: MKALDFIQIFASNVRRMDFRLSSAQVILAIIAGYRRHSTITETTRLHPNTVTNILQDLIAQGYVERFGDCRPYVYRSTEKGRQLAGNLLDKQTQPDS, from the coding sequence ATGAAAGCCCTGGACTTCATCCAAATATTCGCTTCCAACGTACGCAGGATGGACTTCCGCCTCAGCAGCGCGCAAGTCATTCTGGCCATCATTGCCGGGTACCGGCGGCACAGCACCATCACGGAAACGACGCGGCTGCACCCCAACACCGTTACAAACATTTTGCAGGACCTCATCGCGCAGGGTTACGTGGAGCGCTTCGGGGACTGCCGTCCCTATGTCTACCGCTCTACAGAGAAAGGCAGGCAACTGGCCGGAAACCTGCTGGACAAACAAACACAGCCGGACTCATGA
- the cas7c gene encoding type I-C CRISPR-associated protein Cas7/Csd2 yields the protein MNKIDFMLIFDVLDANPNGDPDAGNMPRVDVESNQGLVTDVCLKRKIRNFIQLTKKDVPGYDIYIKEKAILTNEQKRAYEALGFDPKKPGEKERDAGRLWMCKNFFDIRTFGAVMSLKEANCGQVRGPVQLSFARSVDSIISAEYAVTRCAVATEKEAQDQKGDNRTMGRKFTVPYAVYSARGTMNPFLAEQTGFSEQDWQTLVEAMVHLFDFDASAARPAGAMAVRKLVLFKHNSQLGNAPAHKLMDAVSITRKADVEVARSFKDYEVTIDQSAIPAGVTVEVIEN from the coding sequence ATGAACAAAATTGATTTTATGCTTATTTTCGACGTACTGGACGCAAATCCTAACGGAGACCCTGATGCGGGAAACATGCCTCGCGTCGATGTGGAAAGCAACCAGGGTCTGGTGACGGATGTTTGCTTGAAACGGAAAATCCGCAATTTCATTCAATTGACGAAAAAAGATGTCCCCGGATATGATATTTACATCAAAGAAAAGGCCATTTTGACAAACGAGCAGAAAAGGGCTTACGAAGCATTGGGATTTGATCCGAAAAAACCGGGAGAAAAGGAACGCGACGCCGGGCGCCTCTGGATGTGTAAAAACTTTTTCGATATCCGTACATTTGGAGCAGTCATGTCTCTCAAGGAAGCCAATTGCGGACAGGTCCGCGGCCCGGTACAACTGTCTTTTGCCCGTTCGGTAGATAGTATTATCAGCGCGGAATATGCCGTAACCAGGTGTGCGGTCGCCACGGAAAAAGAGGCCCAGGACCAAAAAGGAGACAATAGAACTATGGGGCGGAAATTTACGGTCCCCTATGCTGTTTACAGCGCACGCGGCACCATGAATCCTTTCCTGGCCGAGCAGACAGGATTTTCCGAGCAGGACTGGCAAACGCTGGTGGAGGCCATGGTCCATTTGTTTGACTTCGATGCCTCTGCGGCCCGTCCGGCAGGTGCGATGGCTGTTCGCAAACTGGTTCTTTTCAAGCACAACAGCCAGTTGGGCAACGCCCCAGCGCACAAATTGATGGATGCTGTTTCCATCACAAGAAAAGCGGATGTGGAGGTAGCCCGATCCTTCAAGGATTACGAGGTGACAATCGACCAGTCTGCCATTCCGGCAGGAGTGACCGTTGAAGTAATTGAAAATTAG
- the cas2 gene encoding CRISPR-associated endonuclease Cas2 has protein sequence MYILITYDVVTEDKAGQRRLRRVARACENIGQRVQNSVFECEVSPAQLVDIRSKLLKIIDQDSDSLRIYHMGSNWHHKIEQLGKEKSYDISGPLII, from the coding sequence ATGTATATTCTCATCACCTACGATGTTGTTACGGAAGACAAGGCCGGCCAGCGCCGCCTGAGGCGGGTTGCCCGTGCTTGTGAAAACATCGGGCAGAGAGTACAGAATTCCGTGTTTGAATGCGAGGTCTCTCCGGCCCAATTGGTTGACATCAGGAGCAAGTTGCTTAAAATTATTGATCAGGACAGCGACAGCCTCCGGATTTACCACATGGGGTCCAATTGGCATCACAAAATCGAACAATTAGGCAAGGAAAAGAGCTATGACATTTCCGGGCCGTTGATCATTTGA
- a CDS encoding thioredoxin family protein, giving the protein MNRHLIFALCAAVGFSVSGVSLAQDVPADKEAAAKAAKAAKVKFRWGKSLKSAQKQSEETGLPIVLLFTGTSWCGYCVKLEKEVLSKKEFKQGMDGVAIGVKFEFSSSDFSKSKEAKTYKITGVPAMVVVDAEGKELGRTGYVPGRTPVQYVEFFKKYAPKTAEAK; this is encoded by the coding sequence ATGAACAGACATTTAATTTTTGCATTATGCGCCGCGGTGGGATTCAGCGTTTCCGGGGTTTCCCTGGCTCAGGACGTCCCGGCGGACAAGGAAGCCGCCGCCAAAGCGGCCAAGGCCGCCAAGGTGAAATTCCGCTGGGGAAAGAGCCTGAAGAGCGCCCAGAAGCAGTCGGAGGAAACGGGGCTTCCCATCGTTCTTCTCTTCACGGGAACGTCCTGGTGCGGTTACTGCGTCAAGCTGGAAAAGGAAGTCCTTTCCAAGAAGGAATTCAAGCAGGGCATGGATGGCGTAGCCATAGGCGTCAAATTCGAATTCAGCAGTTCGGATTTCAGCAAGTCGAAGGAAGCCAAGACGTACAAGATCACGGGCGTTCCGGCCATGGTCGTGGTGGATGCGGAAGGCAAGGAACTGGGGCGCACGGGTTATGTTCCCGGACGCACTCCTGTCCAGTACGTTGAATTTTTCAAGAAATACGCCCCCAAAACCGCAGAGGCCAAATAG
- a CDS encoding portal protein, which translates to MEERIAELTSVYKALAAQRAPWETWWDRLRDYVLPRRLNREGEVSLPSRDAMDRMTDTTAVEACQKLASGHMSYITPSHDVWFKWSAPDDQGGDEAEAWYNQCSEVALKELSVSNFYTEIHECFLDRVALGTGSLFTGTSADGRLLFTNIPCGQFACAENAEGRVDTYVREFTFTAHQARSMFGLKALGPRAREVLERGGNPYATSLRFLHVVRPRTRRSRRRVQASHMPFESVYLSLDDQVIVEEGGYMEFPYLVTRFLKWGNGPYGLAPGRLVFPAIQQAQFLNRILDTLGEVAAFPRILELASQIGEVDLRAGGRTVITPEAASLHLPREWATQGRYDIGMDRLAQKQEAIKRAYYLPMLELWSGHHGSMTATEVMARENERVLMFSPSFTLFVSDLYSTMARIFSLLFRMGKFPRPPRAVLRQGRDGTMQVGEPRVVYQSKIALVLRRLQNEGMDRSLQRLNMMMQAAPDLADHVDWDACFRLSARVEGAPESMLKPWADVQAMRRRRQALQQAAEQEPAGEEDPYASLDPLLSQLTAIQE; encoded by the coding sequence ATGGAAGAACGAATTGCGGAACTGACTTCCGTGTATAAGGCCCTGGCCGCCCAGCGCGCGCCCTGGGAGACCTGGTGGGACCGGCTCCGGGACTATGTACTGCCCAGGCGCCTGAACCGGGAGGGGGAGGTTTCCCTCCCCAGCCGGGACGCCATGGACCGCATGACGGACACGACCGCCGTGGAGGCCTGCCAGAAGCTCGCCAGCGGCCATATGTCCTACATCACCCCCAGCCATGACGTGTGGTTCAAGTGGTCCGCTCCGGATGACCAGGGCGGGGACGAGGCGGAAGCGTGGTACAACCAGTGCTCGGAGGTCGCCTTGAAGGAACTCTCCGTATCCAATTTCTACACGGAGATTCACGAATGCTTCCTGGACCGCGTGGCTCTGGGAACGGGCAGCCTTTTTACCGGAACGTCCGCGGACGGGCGGCTGCTGTTCACGAACATCCCCTGCGGACAATTCGCCTGCGCGGAGAATGCGGAGGGAAGGGTGGACACCTACGTCAGAGAATTTACGTTCACGGCTCATCAGGCACGCAGCATGTTCGGGCTCAAGGCCCTCGGCCCTCGGGCGCGGGAAGTGCTGGAACGCGGCGGCAATCCGTATGCCACTTCCCTGAGGTTTCTTCACGTGGTGCGTCCGCGCACCCGGCGCAGCCGCCGCAGGGTGCAGGCGTCCCACATGCCGTTTGAAAGCGTTTACCTGTCTCTGGACGACCAGGTGATCGTGGAGGAAGGGGGGTACATGGAATTTCCGTACCTGGTCACCCGGTTCCTGAAATGGGGAAACGGCCCGTACGGGCTGGCTCCCGGCAGGCTGGTTTTTCCCGCCATCCAGCAGGCGCAGTTCCTGAACCGTATTCTGGACACGCTGGGAGAGGTAGCCGCCTTCCCCCGCATTCTGGAACTGGCCAGCCAGATCGGGGAGGTGGACCTGAGGGCTGGCGGCAGAACGGTGATTACGCCGGAGGCCGCCTCCCTCCATCTGCCGCGGGAATGGGCCACGCAGGGCAGGTACGACATAGGGATGGACCGCCTGGCCCAGAAGCAGGAGGCCATCAAGCGGGCCTACTACCTGCCCATGCTGGAACTGTGGAGCGGCCACCACGGCAGCATGACCGCCACGGAAGTAATGGCCCGGGAAAACGAGCGCGTGCTCATGTTCTCCCCGTCTTTCACCCTGTTCGTGAGCGACCTGTATTCCACCATGGCGCGCATCTTTTCCCTCCTGTTCCGCATGGGCAAATTCCCCAGGCCGCCCCGCGCTGTTCTGAGGCAGGGGCGGGACGGCACCATGCAGGTGGGCGAACCCAGGGTGGTTTACCAGTCCAAAATAGCCCTGGTGCTGCGGCGTTTGCAGAACGAAGGCATGGACCGCAGCCTGCAGCGCCTGAACATGATGATGCAGGCGGCTCCGGATCTGGCGGATCACGTGGACTGGGACGCCTGCTTCCGCCTCTCCGCACGGGTGGAGGGAGCCCCGGAAAGCATGCTGAAACCCTGGGCGGACGTTCAGGCCATGCGGCGCCGGCGCCAGGCCCTGCAGCAGGCCGCAGAACAGGAACCTGCCGGGGAGGAGGACCCTTACGCCTCCCTTGATCCGTTACTCAGCCAATTAACAGCCATTCAGGAATGA